The DNA window aggaagggaggaagaggttgGGAGGTGGGCATGGAGCCCCTGGGACGTGGGACTGGCAGGAACGCTGGGGTGGGCAGGAGAAGAGCACTGAGGGTTTGGGGGCTGGGAGAGGGGAGTGGGGAGAAGGTCAGACAAAAGCGTTGTTTGGAGATTCCGTAACGAGGCCTAACATTATGTTAAAAAGACCTTTAGCTGTGAAGACGTAAGCCAGCGCTGTCTCTGTAGTTCTAGCGACCTGGGCTGCTTGCTCAGGGGTTTGCCACACCTGTCCGTGGCTACAGTGGCTGCTCCTCACGAGGAATGCCGCACAGCGGAAGTCTGGTTCAAGGGTTTCTGAAGAGCCGGGGTGGACTGGTTCAGTTCCTAGGAGTCTTGCCACAAGTAGGCAGTTGCCAGAGGCAATCCTTCTTGAGTGCCGGGACTCGGAGGCAGAGAAGCCTGCCCAAGCTCCCACACCTCTCCAGGACAAAGCTGGACTCCCACCGCGTCCCAGTCTCCTGAAGCCCAGCAACCAAACACCTCCGCATCTTCaaggacttttttttcctttaaaaatttagattgttaatctttattttacgtgtgtgtgtgtgtaccatgtgtgtgcagttcctgtggaggccagaagcattGGATCTCCCGGATGGGGAGTTACAGACCGTTGTGAGCTGTCCTgaatgctgggagttgaacctgggtcctccagaagagaaGCCCCACgtgtttttttctaaattattacATCTAATACAAATTTTTACCAAACACAGGGAAACTAGTAGTCTTTCCGTGTGCCAATGGCAGACACGCTGCGAAGGAAATGAGGGGAAAGTCCATGGATAACATCCTCAAAGGGAAagatacagggctggagagatggctcggttgCCAAGGGCCCTGGCTGCTGTGGGCCTGCTCTGTAGTTCTGGTCCCAGGGGATTTGGCGCCCTGGCCTCCATATGAACTGCATGCACACGATGTAAAGACTTTATATAATTAACATATAGTAGGTAATATATGCTGTATGTCTGCATTCTATGCTGGCCCTCTCCTCCCCACGGCGATAATCCCAGGAGCTGACACTGGATTACAGGAGATAAGGAAGCATCTGTAGGcgctggctctggcagctgctaGCCGCGTGAGCTGTTCTCCAGAAGACCcgagttctgtccccagcacccacacagggcaGCGCCCTCTCCTGGTGACCCACCTACTCCCTGCCTCCACGGGCACCAGCACTCACGCGCACACACGCGATTCAGGAACAAAAGAAACCACGAGGAagcagccaggcatggcggcacacaccttcgGTCCAgcgctgtggaggcagaggcagcctggtccacagagcgagttccaggtcaTCAGGGGTACATGGAAAcccctctcaaaacaaaacaaaacatcgtGAAACCAGAAGTCTGAAAAACGGGTCTGCAATCGTGAATTCTTAACTGTGCCTGTGGCACTGGAGTACAGCAAGCTCTCAAGATCTTCAGaacggtgtgtgtgtgcacatgcgtgtgtgtgtgtgtgtgtgacagcttGCATGAGTAGGCTCTCTCCTTTCATCACATGGGTGCCGAGTTCACACTTAGGTCATCCAGGGGCTTTGTGGGTTATTCCAGTAcacaattccttccttccttctttccttcctccctcctttccttctttccttccctccattccttccttccttcctccctccctcccttcttccctccctcccttctttccttccttcccagggtCTGTCTGCGCAGCCTTGCCTGACCTgaaactctatgtagaccaggccggcctcagactaacagagatgcacctgcctctgcctccggagtgctgggatcacaggccgcACTGACCCGGAGAGAACACAGTTCCTAACATGCATTCTCCGCTCTCTCCTTCGGTGACTTGACACGGCAGCTCTCTGCCTTTACTCTTCCCGAGGTTCTTCGTGTGTTCGCTTTGAGATGGTGTCTCActgtggagcccaggctgacctagaacttctgGGGGAGCCCAGGCCAGTgatagtcctcctgcctctgcctcccaggggctgAAATCACAAGCACCAGCTCTGGCTCCAGAGTTTCCCAACGGTGCACTGACAGCCCCGCAGTCACTCATCCTGGAGCTCTGGGGACCCAACCTCAACTTTGAGTAATTTGTTTTCCATGAATCTTTTGAGGggtaggctggggagatggctcagagggtgagagcactggctgctcttccagaggccctgagttcaattcccagcacccacatgctggctcacatctattgtgagatctggtgccctctgctgtccTGCAGGcacgcatgcaggcagaatgctctataaataaatcttttaaaaaataacttttgggGACACTAGTTTACACACTGACATTTGAATTTGCTTTTATTCAGTGAACAGAGGATAAATGCTAGACTGTGGTGTATGTAACTTTTCATCTTATTACCCAGTCTTGATAAGAGTAAAACCACACAAAATCAGCGAAAAGTATTTAATTTTCCTTACATTCAAAAGTCACCTGTCATACGCTGCACACAATATCACAGATTTCAATACGGTCATTTTTCCAAACACCACAGCACCACCTCAAAGCTGAGCCCTTCTCCTTGCCTTAAAATTCTtgataaaaaccaaaccaaacccaggaGTGCTGAAGCGGCCAGGAGGAGTCCAGGGTCCAGGCTTTCCCAGCCGGAGACCCTGAAGGAGAAGGTTATGTGGCCAGGCTTTCCTTGGCCAGGTCTGTCTCACAGACCCAGCGGTAGGGCCTCTGGCAGGCGTCGTCATTCCAGAGGCCATCGGAGGTGAACTGGGCGCAGTCCTCGCCCCCTCCCAGCCCGTGTCCGTGCCAGTTATCTGGCTGCTCCGGACTCCAGTTCCTGCGAACACACAGCCATCAGCCGTCAGGTCCCTGCGTGGCCCCACACCCCCAGGGTCACAGGCCGAGAAGGTGGGCCGGCCCCAGGCAGGGGAGCAGACACGTACTGGAACCCCGAGTTTAAGTCGGTGCCATCCACCCATCTCCAGGGCCCGTTCTGGTCCGTCAGGCCCATCCAGGTGGCCACAGGGCCCTTGTGGGCCTCAATAAATttctgaggaggaaaaaaatggggaCAAGGTGACACCCCCCCCAACAGGCATTGCCAAGGAGATCCCACCACGGCCTCAtctgctcccccaccccagcctcacCTGGTCCCCCACCAGGCCTCACCTGCTCCCCCGCCATGGCCTCACCTGCTCATCCAGGGAGTTGACCACCACCAGGTGTGCGTTCTCCAGCTGGCAGGCCCTGTCGGCCTCGGCCCACGACTTCTGAGCCTGGGAGAACCAGTAGCAGCTGCCTCCATGCTGCAGCCAGGGCGAGGGACAGCAGGCTGTGGACGAGCCTGGGGGGCAGAGAGGGCAGAGGCTGGCTGCATCTGGCactcccagcccccagcctggGGCGCCTGCCCAGCGCCCGCCTCACCACCTCACCTTTGGTCCTGAGGCTGTCCAGCTGGCACTCCAGGGCCTTCAGCTGCTTCCCCAGCTGCTGGACATGCTCTGTGACCTCAGACAGACCTGGGCACACAGACGGGAGTCATCCTGCCCACCCTCCACACACTGCCCACGCTCCCGCTCCCTGtccaccctacacacacacacacacacacacacacacacacacacacacacacaccctccccggGTGCAGGGAATGGCGGCCTCACGTGTTTTGAGCACCTGCTCCCTTTCCTTCATCGTGCTCTCCAGAGAAGTCACCTTCTGGCTTAAGCCTCGGCCTGGGAGACCACGGAGCACAAggagcacactcacacacagaaaacacgGAGGACATGGAGCACACGGAGCACTCTCACAGAGAATGTGCTCATCCCCCACGCCTctatttccccctccccccctccctgcACCAGGCCCTCTCAAAGGCCTTGCAGCTCCTGCCCATGGCCCTGCACCTCCGCCTTCAGAGAGCCGAGCGCCTCCTGCAGGCCGGCAGCTGGAGGGCGAGGGAGGACGCTCCCTGCTCGGGGAGTCTGCGGGCGATGGGTGAGAGAAGCAGGCTGCTGGGGCCCCTCTGTGCCAGCGCTTTGCCCGCAGAGCCCGCGGGGCGGCGCCCTGgaacccagcactcggggaaaCCGAGGCTGAGGGTGAGCCAACGCCAGCCACTGTGACCCAAGCTAAGCAGCGAGCGGGCCAGCAGCCGCTGGGCACCGTCCTCCTGGCCTCCCCCGCGCCCGCCCTGATGACCTCTTGCCCGCTCAGGTCCGCGGAGCTTTTCCGTCGGGTCCGCCGAGCTTTCCGGGCGTCGCCGTCCCGCGCGCTCTGcaccgccccccgccccccgccacGCGCCCCACGTTACGCGCCCCCTGCCTACTCCCCTTCTCGACCCACTCTGGGATCCAATGTAGGCgacagccagcagcagcaggaggaggctgaggcccgCGGAGAACAGCAGCAGATGGGTCCAGGAGAGGACGCGGCACAGGATGGGCAGGGCCGCTGGAAGGGAGGAGGGTCAAGACTCAGGGACAGACTgcaagaggggaagggaagggtccAGGGGAAGGGGGCAGCGAGGTGTCTGCGAGATCCAATGAATGAGCTCCTCACTCCGGCTACCTGCACTGCACACTGCTCATCCCCAGCCGCCTGAGAACCTGCATCTTCTTACCCTGGGCCCTGGGGGCTGGCCCTGACCCCACGCCCCACCTCAACACTGCCCTCGGTGGACACACCCAGACCATGACAGCAGACATCCCGGGACAAGCAAGGGAGTGTGGGGAGGAGGTGTGTGCTTTGCTCTCACCTTTTCCGGTCTCTTGGTTTTTCTCCTTGGTCCGGAAGTTACCCAAGTTTTCGTAGGTGGTTGTCATCTCAGTCATTTCATACGTGGTTTTCACAAGGCCTCTGCGGCTGTGAGAACTGTAACTGAGAGACCAGGATCCAGGGTGTTACAGAGCCAGGGGGACAGCCAGCATGGTGGAGCAGAGGAGACAGCCAGCATGGTGGAGCAGAGGGGACAGCCAGCATGGTGGAGCAGAGGGGGCAGCCAGCATGGTGAAGCAGAGGAGACAGCCAGCATGGTGGAGCAGAGGAGACAGCCAGCATGGTGGAGCAGAGGGGACAGTCAGTCATGTGTTAGCAACAGGATGAAAATGGGCCTGGCGAGGGCTGGAGGAAAAGCTCCGTGGTTAAGGGCTTTTGGTGCTGTTTCAGAAGACCAGGTTAGATTTCCAGTAtctacacggtggctcacaaccatccataactctaaCCCCAGATCCAAgaccctcttgtggcctctgtgGACAAGAGGCACACAGAACGAATGTGCAGGCAAAACTCTCACACACATTgaacaaataaacaattaaagGGTTGGgtatttagctcagtggtagagcacttgccttaGCAAGTACGAGGCCTGGGTTGGTTCTCAGCtctggggcggggggtggggagagaaggaagaaagagagggagggagggagggagggagggagggagggagggagggaggaagagagagagagagagagagagagagagagagagagagagaaagaaagaaagaaagaatgaactgAAGAATTACAAAGGGGGCTGGCATGCGACTGAGCTAGAAATGGGGTCAGGATTGGGCTTAGTACCGTGGCTCAGCTGAGTTCAGAGGTAAGGTCAAAGCTGACGTTACTGCTATGGCTAGCTCTACCCGGGCCGGGTTTTGAGGCCAGGCCTGTCCTGGACATACAGCCTGGAGCCAGGGGAGGAACTGGGCCAAGCGCACAGTGAAATGGAGGCAGAAGACGGTTGATTCAATTCTTGACCAGGGCTGACCAGAACGTGCAAACTGGATCTGCTGAGATTAGAGCAGGGCTGCAGCTGGGGAGGGGGCTGCTGGGCTGTAGCTGGGGAGGGGGCTGCTGGGCTGCAGCTGGGGAGGGGGGCTGCTGGGCTGCAGCTGGGGAGGGGACACGGCTGCAGCCGGGGAGGGGGCTGCTGGGCTGCAGCTGGGGAGGGGGCTGCTGGGCTGCAGCTGGGGAGGAGGCCCGGCTGGAGCTGAGCCAGCCAGGGGCTGTGCCTGGCTCCTGTCTCCCTTGAGACTCAGGCAGCCGTGATCCCAGCTAGAACCCGTCGAGGGGAGTCAAACCCCACACTGTCCTCTTGTGTCTCTCCCCACTTAGGGTCACCAGCCCAAAGTCCCCCTTCTGCCTGCAGCCCTCTCACCCTGGAGGCCACTGGTCCCCCAGGCAGCCCCAGCCAGTCAGTCACCTGTGTGAAGTGTGAGGCTCCTCTCAGCAGTGAGCAGAGGTGGGTCAGTGTGGGGCCCTATATCCCCCGAGTGGGAGGGACCACGCGGAAACAGCCTTGTGCTGCGCTCAGGGGTCCGTGTTTCCGGACATTCAGTCTCCGCTTCTGACAGGAAAAGCCCTGAGTGGTCAGTAGTGGCTGCACGAGTggaggtgggggcggggcggggcttgGGCTGAGGGTTGCACTTGTCCTCAAGGGCGCGCCTTCTCCCTGTCCTCTTTCTGGAAGCCTCATGACTTCCtcgtttttagtgttctgggagGAGGGGGTTTGAGGGAGCACTGTTGGTTTTCCCTCACGATCCACaccttcatttcctgcctgcGTACTTCCAAGAACTGCTGGCATCTCCATCATTAGTCCTCAAGCCAGCGGCATCTGACTGTCCCCCAGCTAGCCAGGGCTCCCTCGCTCTATGCAGCCAGAGGTCTCGAGTGGGGGGTCACAGGCCCATAAACCAGGGGCTAATGTTTCCAGGCTCTGGAGGGCAGACATGCGGCTTGGGCTGCTCAGGTTGGAGGGGAGTGTCGCTGAGGCATGGTGGCCTGGCACCTGTGCCTCCTGCCACCCTTGCCTGGCCACTCTTTGGGACCATTTAGCTTGTCCCGCCATTGCCACTCCACCGTCTCCTCCCGTGTTCCCCGTTCAGCCTGCTTCACCTTCAGTGAAAATCCAAAGTAAGCAAAGAAAGGGGCATTTGATTGGGCCTGAGTTTGCCGCGTCAGGGGCCTGTTGGGGTGTCTCCTCGCTGACTACAGAGTGAGCCAACAGTCTGCTGCTTCAGCCATTGAGGGAGTGAGCAGAGAGGCTCCTGCCGACCCTAACTGTTCCTTCACACAGAGGAGGGGCTGAGTTTACAGCCATCACGCTGTCTCCCGGGTTAGCCGGGAAGCGGTGTCCCTCCGACAGGGGTGAGAGTGGCTGCTAGAATCCACTGAGGCAAGATGGGCAAAAGTGCGCCCCCTGCCGTGAGAACTGACAAGCGGCTGTGGTGGCAGGGTAGCCTCCTCAAGAAAT is part of the Meriones unguiculatus strain TT.TT164.6M chromosome 11, Bangor_MerUng_6.1, whole genome shotgun sequence genome and encodes:
- the LOC110540746 gene encoding C-type lectin domain family 10 member A-like codes for the protein MTEMTTTYENLGNFRTKEKNQETGKAALPILCRVLSWTHLLLFSAGLSLLLLLLAVAYIGSQSRGLSQKVTSLESTMKEREQVLKTRLSEVTEHVQQLGKQLKALECQLDSLRTKGSSTACCPSPWLQHGGSCYWFSQAQKSWAEADRACQLENAHLVVVNSLDEQKFIEAHKGPVATWMGLTDQNGPWRWVDGTDLNSGFQNWSPEQPDNWHGHGLGGGEDCAQFTSDGLWNDDACQRPYRWVCETDLAKESLAT